Proteins from a genomic interval of Rosa chinensis cultivar Old Blush chromosome 2, RchiOBHm-V2, whole genome shotgun sequence:
- the LOC112187534 gene encoding uncharacterized protein LOC112187534 isoform X1: protein MDQTDLNQKVRSLHSPNSMNLRDVYRSWNGTNSSRKGLDLGLLFCTETISIYNSQPQHLSHSRSLHRYLKFLLTDIRLPSQSRSGKGRSSANTVYQIAHLFSLLSSFDNKHHRSCFSNNSIIQTNKMLYMQGCHDSKDATCMSSKETWVSQGKLSKSCYSLGLSQIDQSGC from the exons ATGGATCAAACTGATCTGAACCAAAAAGTCCGTTCACTACACAGTCCAAACAGCATGAACTTACGTGATGTTTACAGATCCTGGAATGGGACAAACAGTAGTAGAAAAGGGTTGGATTTAGGATTACTGTTTTGCACTGAAACAATAAGTATATATAATTCTCAACCCCAGCATCTATCGCATTCGAGAAGTCTGCATCGGTATCTAAAGTTCCTGTTAACTGACATTAGACTTCCCAGTCAATCAAGATCAGGAAAAGGCCG CTCATCAGCAAATACGGTTTATCAGATTGCTCATCTATTCAGCTTGCTTTCAAG CTTTGACAATAAACATCATAGAAGCTGCTTCTCTAACAATTCAATCATACAAACAAACAAGATGCTCTATATG CAAGGATGCCACGACAGCAAGGATGCCACGTGCATGTCATCAAAAGAGACTTGGGTGAGCCAGGGAAAATTGTCAAAAAGCTGTTACAGCCTAGGTCTATCTCAAATTGATCAATCTGGATGTTGA
- the LOC112187534 gene encoding uncharacterized protein LOC112187534 isoform X2, with protein sequence MDQTDLNQKVRSLHSPNSMNLRDVYRSWNGTNSSRKGLDLGLLFCTETISIYNSQPQHLSHSRSLHRYLKFLLTDIRLPSQSRSGKGRSSANTVYQIAHLFSLLSRSSAPQSLVCFIAFSS encoded by the exons ATGGATCAAACTGATCTGAACCAAAAAGTCCGTTCACTACACAGTCCAAACAGCATGAACTTACGTGATGTTTACAGATCCTGGAATGGGACAAACAGTAGTAGAAAAGGGTTGGATTTAGGATTACTGTTTTGCACTGAAACAATAAGTATATATAATTCTCAACCCCAGCATCTATCGCATTCGAGAAGTCTGCATCGGTATCTAAAGTTCCTGTTAACTGACATTAGACTTCCCAGTCAATCAAGATCAGGAAAAGGCCG CTCATCAGCAAATACGGTTTATCAGATTGCTCATCTATTCAGCTTGCTTTCAAG ATCATCTGCTCCTCAGTCTTTAGTCTGCTTCATCGCATTCAGCAGTTAA